cacctctgtgatgctgaacatgccaaactccgcagagcttgggtgggacaggtgtatttctcatctttcaaatcaaacagtagaggcacagccatacttatccataaaaatgttccattcataattgacaaaaacatattTGATCCGaaggggagatttattttgataactgggtcactatatggtcaaccaattactatattaaacatatacgcccctaacacagatactcctgccttcatgtcaaaaattataaccctgttcaatgagcattgtgtctcctttggtgtggtggccggagattttaattgtacccttaacccaaccctagacaaatcatctcaagtccccaccacaaatcctagatctgcaaagatattgaactctcttactaaagagatgggactgatagatatctggagagagactaatagctcatctatggactatacatactactctaatgtccataacacctactctgcaaaaacatcccgaggtcaaagagctggaaattcaacacctccatgctatcaaatgacgtGTTCCATACATaggtaactacatggatagacaactacacacaagacaataaagattctcctgtttctccggccacaatgtgggacgctgctaaagccacactaagaggtcatctaattgcatatgcttcctctaagaaaaaagcaatggaagcacacaggctagatcttgagagggagctggaatgctgtgaaataatacataaacaatccctagacagcacctcctggagtcatcttaaagcagccaaagccaaactgaatttggactacactcgggagataaaaaaaagaagttttctttactaaacagaaataccatgagtatagcaataggcccagtagattgcttgcttaccaatttaaaaaggagcagtcagagcgtacaatcatggctatccgaacagcagaggacaaggtcacatatgacccaaaaaagatcaatttaacttttcatgatttttactgcaaactatatacctctgagagaaaacacacagaggcagaactccactctttcctagagggaatctcgctacctaaactatcagagaccgaccaagaagatctcaactcccccttcactcctgaggagatcctggaggcaattacctccatgccacctaataagtccccaggcccagatggattccccagagagttctacaaagctttttggccccagctcagccatatcttcatgccaatgctggaggatttttgcaaaaacggagttctcccagactcaatgcacacagctcgcattacagtgttgctgAAAAGggacaaggaccccctatcctgctcgtccttccggcccataagcttgttggatttcgactataaaataattatcaaattgctcgccaaaagactaaacactcttcttcccaaaataataaaagcggaccaaactggatttattagagacagatactcttctgataacattcgccgtctttttgatattattgatcaagtaaacgcacagaagacccctgtcctgctggcttcactggatgctgagaaggcgtttgacaggatggagtggagctttctgttttcagtcttagaaaagttcaatatgggcccaaattttattaaatggatcaaatcactatactctcatccaaatgccatggtgactactaacggactgaactctgacagattccctggtgactactaatggactgaactctgacagattccatggtgactactaatggactgaactctgacagattccatggtgactactaatggactgaactctgacagattccatggtgactactaatggactgaactctgacagattccatggtgactactaatggactgaactctgacagattccatggtgactactaatggactgaactctgacagattccctggtgactactaatggactgaactctgacagattccctggtgactactaatggactgaactctgacagattccctggtgactactaatggactgaactctgacagattccctggtgactactaatggactgaactctgacagattccctggtgactactaatggactgaactctgacagattccatggtgactactaatggactgaactctgacagattccatggtgactactaatggactgaactctgacagattccatggtgactactaatggactgaactctgacagattccatggtgactactaatggactgaactctgacagattccatggtgactactaacggactgaactctgacagattccctggtgactactaatggactgaactctgacagattccctctggagcggggcacaagacaagggtgctcgctgtccccgctgctctacttgttgggggcggagcctctagcagagctgataaggagcaatccaagtattatgggtgtttctgcaggcggcctgcagcacaagatttcacTTTACGCGGATGAtatcttgctctacatatccaaccctgagaaatccctccctctcattttagacacaattgcccagtatggcaagttttcaggttataagatcaattttaataaatccactgtctgccctctcaatattacactcaccagctctatgaagacactttgtcctttccaatggaaaaaacacaggggtttcaatacctcgggatcttcataacaccagatctgaatagcctttttaaggaaaattatcttccactcctgtatcgaatcaagaacgatctagaaaacctggatctccctcccaattagcttagtaggaagaataaATGTAATCCGTATtaacgtcctccctagactgaactacttatttcagatgctcccatgctatctcccagtttccttcttcaaaacaactaaccaaatcatcaccaaatttatatggggcaataaaaaacctaggatcaagttttccactttatCAAAACCTGAATCTAAAggtggtcttgcccttccctcccttcaattgtactactggtctgcccaaatccgcaacatgctaacatggatcacaaacagacaagagtcaacgtggattcagatagaagcccaatcctgtggttcattgcccttaagctcaattatattcattaataactttagtgaagtgggcaacatagccaaaacctttgtgatttacagcaccctactagcgtggagggactgtaagaaatacctgggcatttcctcccaaatatgttctcactcgcctatagtaggcaacccagacttgccaaaagccctgagggatgccaactttaatctttggcatactctaggaatcaggaccttttcagacctatttcatcagaaaaccactacactgaaatcctttcaagagctctgcagtgaattcaatgtgccaagatcccatttttttaaacatcttcaaattagacatgtaatttcctcatttacctccaagaggaggtttagaactccgttgaatgaagttgaaacccttcttgtcacagcacaatccattaaaggctaaatatcttacatctatagactcctttctgagaaaggaagctcctcctttactcctttgaaaataatctgggaaaaggaccttggtctgactatcagtgatgagttatgggcggaggtttgcgacagggtatactgctcctctaccagtgtaaaaatgaaagaatccaattacacatttttgtacaaattttattatactcctttgagactccatagaatgaaaacagatatgtctcctaactgtaaaagatgtacctctgaaagtggaacctatatgcatgtattttggagctgtagggagattgccagattctggcaatctgtacatactgctgcacagaaaatactagaggtacagtttgatatgaccccgtgtatctatcttcttaatgcccagcaggactttgttcttgatcctgacagagaaaattagcttatgactattacatactttgctaagaaatatattcttctattgtgggcctctaatacccccccccctacatttaaaatgtggattgaccagattgttgacttccttcctcttgaaaagctcacttatgacctccacaagagacagcccaagtttgatagactctggtctccactattcaactatatttcaaactggacagagtgaacggggtgactagggaaatgcgcagatacatgttgtgtaaggtactgtaaaacctaaaaacaaattattggcccgtcgtctcagcgaatgcttgaaatagctgataagaaccttgatagtgctgctgcaagtggtatgggttttatttgtgtgtttttattttaatttagtttttgagtacgtgtgcgtatgtgtgtgtgtgtatgtatgtacgtatgtatgtatgtacgtatgtatgtgtgtgtgtatgtatgtgtgtatgtatgtatgtatgtatgtatgtatgtatgtatgtatgtatatatatatatatatatatgtaccaaggaaaatatatagattaagaaaaataaatgcttttatttgactttatcattcattttaattgtattttaaatTTTTCAAATGTAtgattattttttgactttttatttttttaaagcctgtcacatctgtgaatgtggaatgtgtttggcAGTCTCATCAAAAACACagccagatctgagaccaggctaggcaGTCTCGTCAAAAACACagccagatctgagaccaggctaggcaGTCTCATCAAAAACACagccagatctgagaccaggctaggcaGTCTCATCAAAAACACagccagatctgagaccaggctaggcaGTCTCATCAAAAACACagccagatctgagaccaggctaggcaGTCTCATCAAAAACACAGCCAGATCTGAGACCAAGCTAGGCAGTCTCATCAAAAACACagccagatctgagaccaggctaggcaGTCTCATCAAAAACACagccagatctgagaccaggctaggcaGTCTCATCAAAAACACagccagatctgagaccaggctaggcaGTCTCATCAAAAACACagccagatctgagaccagaTCGGGCAGTCTCATCAAAAACACagccagatctgagaccaggctaggcaGTCTCATCAAAAACACagccagatctgagaccaggctaggcaGTCTCATCAAAAACACagccagatctgagaccagaTCGGGCAGTCTCATCAAAAACACagccagatctgagaccaggctaggcaGTCTCATCAAAAACACagccagatctgagaccaggctaggcaGTCTCATCAAAAACACagccagatctgagaccaggctaggcaGTCTCGTCAAAAACACagccagatctgagaccaggctaggcaGTCTCATCAAAAACACagccagatctgagaccaggctaggcaGTCTCGTCAAAAACACagccagatctgagaccaggctaggcaGTCTCATCAAAAACACagccagatctgagaccaggctaggcaGTCTCATCAAAAACACagccagatctgagaccaggctaggcaGTCTCGTCAAAAACACagccagatctgagaccaggctaggcaGTCTCATCAAAAACACagccagatctgagaccaggctaggcaGTCTCATCAAAAACACagccagatctgagaccaggctaggcaGTCTCATCAAAAACACagccagatctgagaccaggctaggcaGTCTCATCAAAAACACagccagatctgagaccaggctaggcaGTCTCATCAAAAACACagccagatctgagaccaggctaggcaGTCTCATCAAAAACACagccagatctgagaccaggctaggcaGTCTCATCAAAAACACagccagatctgagaccaggctaggcaGTCTCGTCAAAAACACagccagatctgagaccaggctaggcaGTCTCGTCAAAAACACagccagatctgagaccaggctaggcaGTCTCGTCAAAAACACagccagatctgagaccaggctaggcaGTCTCGTCAAAAACACagccagatctgagaccaggctaggcaGTCTCATCAAAAACACagccagatctgagaccaggctaggcaGTCTCATCAAAAACACagccagatctgagaccaggctaggcaGTCTCATCAAAAACACagccagatctgagaccaggcagtCTCATCAaaaacaaatcaatcaatcagaccTGTCAGTGTCATTCCAGTCCGATATGTGTTTTGCTGCCCCCTAGCAGATTCACAGAACACTGCAGGTATTCAACTATTCTATTGCGTGACATTAAGTTCATCAGCTCACCACACAACTCAACTGTATCCACAACACATGGTCATGGAAACCTTTACCTTTACCTTTACAACTGTATCCACAACACATGGTCATGGAAACCTTTACAGAGATAACACAAATAGGCCGACTGGAATATGTCCGTGGGAACATTTATTGACAACAAATTAGTGAGTGTTGTTTTTATTGAATGACACTTGACTAATGTGCCTTATAAAAGGGGTTATAAGTagattatatataaatatttttttttttttaaatatatatatatatataaagtagatTATACATTTTAAAGTAAGCTTCTGATAAGTACTTATAAAGTCAGCCTTTTCTAGATGTATTTTAAACAGCCAAACACACGAAGGTCCCACGGGAAGGGTTTGGCTGATGTTATGCTCTGTCAACGGCTGCTTAACATCAGCCAACCCCGTCCCATGGGACCGTGTGTTTGTTTGAGCTATCGAAGCAGTTGACAAACAGAGACGCCGTTGTGTCCAGCGGCAGGGAACGTTCTGAAACCTTCCCATCGGAAAAGTCTGTAGTCTGAGCGGTGAAAATCGGAGAATATGAAACTAGGGACCAAGGACAGCGACTCCAGAATAGACATTCTGATGAAGCTTCACGCCGTAAACGTCTATGAATTTAAACGACACGCCGTTGAACAGGAGTTGCTGAAGCAAGATCACTACCGCTCCATGTTTCATATCAAGAAGGGGATAAGAACTGTTGAAATGACGTTAAGGGATATAAAAATAATTAGTGGGTATTGTCACCAAACGGAAACTCTCAAGGAGAAACCAAAAGAAGCCTTTCCAAATCTGAGCCTTGGAAATAGTTTGAGAGATTTCCGAAAAGGTAACCAAGAAGAAATTAATTCGATTCTGAACTTGAATGGTAAGTGTACCACCTCACTACCGAAGATTCGTCTGGACCACACCAAAGGAAATGCAAAAGGTGAGCAGAAAATCGCATCTTCTTTGGGGGGGCCTTTTCGTGCCACGGCATTCAGCGCAGGAGTGATATGTGGTTTCCCTTCAGAAAGTGGAGTAATCGATGTATCTATCTCCCCTTTGTTGCATTGTAACAAAAGCCGTTCCAAATCAGGCATTACAGTAATCGACGACCATAGGACTGGGATCAACGGAAATGGGCCGCTATCTCCGTTCTCGGAGTCGCGCGGCTCAGCCTTTGGTACCAAGGACAACACCCGCACCCGCGTCACAACAGCCATGTCCAAGACTGCCATAAAGGAAGGCCTGAGAGAGTTGGTCCTGGAGTACAAAAGACAAAGGACTCTGAGGTATATTGAAAAACAAAAAGTATTATCAGAAAAAGTGTATGCTTTTATTAATGGACTCTAGCAGAAGAAGATTAATGGATACTCGGCAGAATTTATTAATTAGCGGAATTTAATTATTATGTATTAATGGATAGTTAGCAGGAGAAGAACACGGGAGGTTCTTCGTGGATAGATTTTACGCATGGGCTAGAAGGTGTCCATAACCATTTAGGTTAAGACATGAACGCCAGTGTTTTTAGCTTCACTATAGCAGGATATTTTTCAACAAGATAGGTGCATTTAATATTTTACAACAGACTTTAAAGTCAAATTATTCAAGGAAACAAGCACTGAGTGGCCAAGTGCGAACAATGGAGCGTTCTGCGTAATGACCCGCGTTCATGTACGTAACAATGCTCAGGAATGGATCAATTCTAAAAATGTTGAACAGCAAAGTTTGTACTTGAGAGGAAGGCGAGTGTCCGACCACAACAATGTCGGATAGCGACGAAGACCACACCGAAGGCGAGGATAACGTTTTTCTCAACCTGGTCGCGCGTGTCATCCGGAAACCCCTCTACCGGTTTCCAGGGCAGTGGGGTCACGAGACCTACGAGCCACGGATCTACAGAAGTCTGGGTACCATCCTACGGAACGCGACCTCGGAAGAATTCGATGCTTTTATAATGGACTTTATTGATTTTGCGCGGACGGCTCATGCGCGCCTGGACATGCAGTTCTACATGGAGTTCATTAACGTGTGCACCAATACCATCCTGCACTGGGTGTTTGCGCGCAGGCGCAGCGCCGACATAGTCCGGAAGCTGATGGAGAGGACGTCGGTGTTTCTGCAGGACCAGACTAACAACCTGGCCATAGCatggaggtaaaaaaaaaaaaaaaacgtatttacattttattttattgttttaccATAAAACTGTCAACTCTAAATGTAGGCCTAATTTCATTTCACAATCACCTGAGCCATCCAGATCCAGCCAGACCTCTTGGCAGAGACTGCAATAGTACAGTATCCTCCAATACATGAAAACACTAGTAATCACACTGGTGATAGTCAGGTTATAGGAGAATGTGGTAAAAATGTTCCTACAGCTGCGGTCTTCAACTCTGGTGTAGCTTATTAGTGTTGGACCGGAATAAAAGCCTACAGTAGAGACACAAACACAATTCCCTTCTCTTCCCAGATGTTTCACACCCATCTACAGCCCCAGCCCCATGGGCGGGGTGACCCCACTGATGTTCGTGGCCCAGAACAGGCAGTGTGAAGTGCTGAAGGTGTTGCTGCAGTATGGGATGCTGGAGAGGAGACCCACCTACATCATCATCTCTGTCCTGTTTAGCCCCCCGAGACTGGAGGCGCTGGATGAACGCTGTCACGCCACCGTCACCAGGGAACTCAGGGACTGTATGGCTCTCTGCTTCAGGGTGCTCAGCCATGTATCCATGTCTGATATAGAGGTcagtttaaacacacacacacacgcgcacacacacacacatgatttaATTTCCATCACAGATATAGAGATCAGTGGACTACAGCGACACTTGTTCTTGTGTAGAATGCTGAGGTAAAGCAGACAGTTTAAAGCTAATAGGAGAACGTCACAATCACACACTAAAGCTGGTTATTGATGTCCCTCGTTACAGATGCAGATTGTGTACGGTCGTAAGCCCCTGATTGATGACTGGCGAGACCACATCCCCCCAAGTCGCTACAAGGACCCCTGTGAACTGACCCACCTCTGTCGTATGGTGGTTCGGACCTCTCTGCTGGCCAGGGGCCGCTTACCGGACGGCATCAAGTCGCTACCACTCCCTACACTCCTCCAAGGCTACCTCAACCTGGAGAGCTGAGCTGGCTATGGGGCATCGAGTTTTACCTGGTCTTGGTGAGGTCATGTGGTCTGGGAAAAACTCCTGGCTCTGCTATTAAAACAACCAGGAGGATGGAGTTTCTCTGTCTGTTAATAAAGTGGAGATCAAATCAAAgcaaagcaaatcaaatcaaagcaaaGTGTCTTTTATGAGTCCCTTTTAACATcagtcacaaagtgctttacagtcaGTTACCCTTaacaagttctacagctgcaccatcgagagcatcttgactggctgcatcgccGCCCGAGTCAGTTACCCTTAACaagagttctacagctgcaccatcgagagcatcttaaCTGGCTGCATCGCCGCCTGAGTCAGTTACCCCACTTAAACCATAAAGAGCAGAAGCAGAAAAAACTGTCTAGAAAGAAGAAGAAACCTGTAGGGAGAAACGCCTGAGGAACCCATCCTCTATTGGCTGGACTGGTTATGTGGCCATTACAGGGTCctgggtgtccacatcaccaggaaactatcatggtccaagcacaccaacacagtcgtgaagaagcaCAACAAAACCTCTTCCCccccccctcaggaggctgaaaagatgtgtcatgggccctcagatccttaacaagttctacagctgcaccatcgagagcatcttgactggctgcatcgccAGTCAAGTGGTTCGGCATCCGACCGcaaaggcgctacagagggtaatgagtacggcccaggacatcactggggccgagacccctgccatccaggaactctataccaggcggtgtcagaggaaggacaaAGACTCCAGTTATAGATAATTCTCTCTGctgccgcacggcaagcggtaccgatgcaccaagtctggaaccaacaggaacctgaacagcttctaccccccaagccataagactgttaaatagttCTCTGCATTGACCCATTTTGCACTAAGTGTTTTGAATCATCACATAAGCTGCTACTACCGTCTATTATGTATCCTGTTAGTCActtaacccctacctgtatgtgcatactgtatatacctcaattacctcgtacccgtCGACTTGGTTCTGGTAACCCATATATCCAGTGGGGAGAATTTGATTTTTTTTgtagtatttgatacactgccgattttgcaggttttcctacttacaaagcatgtagaggtctgtaattttttatcataggtacacttcaactgtgagagacggaatttgtactggttggtaggtgatcaaatactgatgtcatgcaataaaatgctaattaattac
The sequence above is a segment of the Oncorhynchus nerka isolate Pitt River linkage group LG20, Oner_Uvic_2.0, whole genome shotgun sequence genome. Coding sequences within it:
- the LOC115117863 gene encoding ankyrin repeat and SOCS box protein 17 isoform X2, which codes for MSDSDEDHTEGEDNVFLNLVARVIRKPLYRFPGQWGHETYEPRIYRSLGTILRNATSEEFDAFIMDFIDFARTAHARLDMQFYMEFINVCTNTILHWVFARRRSADIVRKLMERTSVFLQDQTNNLAIAWRCFTPIYSPSPMGGVTPLMFVAQNRQCEVLKVLLQYGMLERRPTYIIISVLFSPPRLEALDERCHATVTRELRDCMALCFRVLSHVSMSDIEMQIVYGRKPLIDDWRDHIPPSRYKDPCELTHLCRMVVRTSLLARGRLPDGIKSLPLPTLLQGYLNLES
- the LOC115117863 gene encoding uncharacterized protein LOC115117863 isoform X1 — translated: MKLGTKDSDSRIDILMKLHAVNVYEFKRHAVEQELLKQDHYRSMFHIKKGIRTVEMTLRDIKIISGYCHQTETLKEKPKEAFPNLSLGNSLRDFRKGNQEEINSILNLNGKCTTSLPKIRLDHTKGNAKGEQKIASSLGGPFRATAFSAGVICGFPSESGVIDVSISPLLHCNKSRSKSGITVIDDHRTGINGNGPLSPFSESRGSAFGTKDNTRTRVTTAMSKTAIKEGLRELVLEYKRQRTLRCFTPIYSPSPMGGVTPLMFVAQNRQCEVLKVLLQYGMLERRPTYIIISVLFSPPRLEALDERCHATVTRELRDCMALCFRVLSHVSMSDIEMQIVYGRKPLIDDWRDHIPPSRYKDPCELTHLCRMVVRTSLLARGRLPDGIKSLPLPTLLQGYLNLES